The sequence below is a genomic window from Zygosaccharomyces rouxii strain CBS732 chromosome D complete sequence.
TACAGCATTCGAGGActatactttttttttttcctatCTTTTCGATTTGTGTTTTGTGATTAGTTGAAGGATGGGAAATTCAGGTTCCAAGACAGCAAAGGGAACCAGAGCGCCCGTTAAGGGATCTAATGGTGACGGGTCGTCGTTGACACCTCCATTTACAAGGACAGATACATCTCAGTCGGCGAAATCCACGAGATCTTTAAGGTCACTGAGGTCAAGGCGATCCGAATCAGGATCTACAAGTGCACAGGGAACCCCTCAGATGTTACCTGTGAATGATTCTGAATCACCACTGCCTTCGAATATTGGAGTGTCTACGCCTACAGGTAAggatttttcttcaagtagtggtagtggtggtggtggttctCATCGTAATCATCGTAGACATTCTAATTCGGAGTTACCTCCATCTTCCTCAAAtaaggaacaagaagatCAGCATTTCCAAACACCGCAAGGCTCTAGCACAGATGGTAATCAtctaaatccaaatatgTCTGCGCAGCCACCAACACCAATGACATCCAGTAGACGACGCTCGTCTTCTAAAAGACCAAGTATCAGTAATGCGGATTTACCGCCATCTATGATACAAATGGAACCAAAATCAcctattttgaaaaatagCAATTATACCATCGGCAACGTTCTAAATTATAATGAAAATGCATTGAcggatgaagatgaagatgatgcGGCCAACGACGGTTTTAGTAAAGGTGGTAAGTCACAATTGGATAGCGTTAGACATAGTCATTCGTCAAGACCTTCAAGTGTGAGGAGTAGTTCGTCTTCAAGAGTTCGTAAAAGGTCAGATAATTATGGTAACAATGGCGGTGGTATTGCAGATTCTGACTTATTAGGTAGTCAATTACAAGCACAGCAACACGGAATATCAAGATCTAATTCACATGCTTCTTCGCATAGTCGGAAATCATCAGCATCTGCAGGTAATACTGCGTATAGTACACCGTTGAATTCCCCAGGTATATTTGCCAATTCACATGTTAATGGAAATAATGGTCCTGGTCAAGACGATTATTTTGGTTCTGCCGCTATGGCTTCATTACACGGATCTAATAATCATCATTATGATCCAAACCATTCTTCCGACAGTGTAAATAGATcattgaacaattctttggaagagagtggtggtaatgataacaatagtGGCTCACATCATTTAACGATGGACGCTACTGCAGCAGAGGCAGATCCATCATTAATtaatcatcaccaacaccaTGATTCAAAATCACGAAGTAATTCTTTCGAAGGATATCCAACAGCTCTACCTACAGATCCAGAATTAGCAGAAGGTGCAATAGATGGTGGTAGTGAAAGTCAACAGCatggtaagaagaaaaaagttcaTAAACCAATTAATATTGATGAAACGATACAAAAATTATTGGACGCAGGTTATGCGGGTAAAAGAACTAAAAATGtttgtttgaaaaattcagaGATTGCTCAAATTTGTCATTTAGCCAGAGAAATTTTCTTATCACAACCATCACTACTAGAATTATCACCTCCGGTTAAAATTGTTGGTGATGTACATGGTCAATATGCTGATCTTTTAAGGCTTTTCACAAAATGTGGATTTCCACCAGCGGCAAATTACTTATTTTTGGGGGATTACGTAGATCGTGGTAAACAATCCCTAGAGACAATTCTTTTGCTGCTTTGTTACAAAATCAAATATCctgaaaatttctttttgctAAGAGGTAATCATGAATGTGCGAATGTTACAAGAGTCTACGGATTTTATGATGAATGTAAAAGGCGTTGTAATATTAAAAcgtggaaaattttcatcgATACTTTTAACACATTACCATTAGCTGCAATAGTTGCAGGTAAGATTTTTTGTGTTCATGGTGGACTTTCACCAGttttaaattcaatggaTGAAATTCGTCATTTTAGTAGACCTACAGATGTACCGGATTTTGGTTTAATTAACGATTTACTATGGTCAGATCCAACAGATTCTCCGAATGAGTGGGAAGATAATGAAAGAGGTGTCAGTTACTGTTATAATAAGGTTGCAATAAACAAATTTCTAAACAAATTTGGTTTTGATTTGGTTTGCAGGGCCCACATGGTTGTAGAAGATGGATACGagtttttcaatgataGAAGTTTAGTAACAGTTTTTTCAGCACCAAACTACTGCGGTGAATTCGATAATTGGGGGGCTGTAATGAGCGTTAGTGAAGGTTTATTATGTTCATTCGAATTACTAGACCCCCTAGATAGTGCTGCATTGAAACAAGTCATGAAGAAAGGTCGTCAAGAGAGAAAACTGGCcaatcaacaacaatttcaaGGTTATTAAGACAAAGGAGAGGAAAAGTTCAATTACCATTGTAAAGGAACCAATCGTTATTAGGcattttgattttgtaCATTAAGCGTTAAGTATGATCGCATCATTTCATTCCTATTCAttaatttttgtttttttttttattattattattattattatcaattatatatgtatatgttATTTTATCATGCTTTCTTCACGTACGCGCCTTATAATCGAATTAACACTAACGCTGACATGTCGAACTAACTTCGATAATAAACAAGGGAAAGAAAGCTCTATCGATGTTAAGAGTAGATGAATGAAGATTACAGCAAGGAATACGAATGGTTCGCCTATTATATCACGGCAACATCAATCCTCATCTTTACCATAATTTGGTCCCTTCTGCCTGAACAGAGTGAATTCAATGGTACGATTCACGTTCGATTATTCCAAGCATTATTAGACATTTTACCACAGAGAAAATGGGTTATTTATCTACAATGTCTTATTTTGATGGGGATGCTATACACATATTTGGCATTAATTACAtataatgaagatgttcTCATGCCACCATTAGACAATTTGAATACAGTGACGGATTCTCAAAGTAGACTGGCAGTTGTTGAAGAGAAGCAAAAATTTCTGAACAATTTTACATTTAAAGAAACAAGTGCTTTACTAGATTTACCTATAATGGATGTTTGCGAAATTTTGCACGGTGATAATCAGTTAAAATAGTAATGACAATGACATAGTTTTTATAACGAATTGAAGGGGGGGTTATATCTACATACGCTCTTATATAGCTAATGACACAATTGGTTTTACGTGTGAAGGATATTTGGTgaaacaacaataacagtaagaacaaacaaacaaacaaacaaaaaaacaaaaaattaaaaaaaaaaaatttgtgATTGACATGGATCTATATTCGAGTTGAAAAGTTAATAGTGTGTGGCTTACGATACGAGTTTTTCAGTATGTCTGCTATTGCTTCTGTTTTCTTAAACTGTTGTAAAACCGTTATTACGGCGGTTACGACCTCCACGATAAGAACCACGACTGGAACCACCACCTCTTTGACTGTGGTTATTAATCGATTTGtcattaccattttccCAGAGAAACCCGCTTGCAGGcttaaaaattgaataatgTTTTTCATCCTGTGGATAGTTTTTACCATCTTGTTGGTGGTCATTATAATTGTTGAATGAGCCATTGGATGAATTATTATAGTTGGAAGGACCTCCCCTACGATTCTGATTTTGGTTCCTAaaaccaccaccaccacgAGGTCCATTACCTCTACGGAAGGAGCCTCCTCTGCCACCACCACGGCCTCTAAAGCCGGTGCTATTGTCAGAAAATGAGGTACGTTTGTAATATGGACGATCTTCTCCATTATTCTGCTGAGACTGGTGTTGGTggttattattatgataATTGttatgatgatgttgttgCTGATAATTATTGTGATTATCATATTTCCCTGCTCCATTTTCTAGAGAAGGTGGACTTGTAGAGTCCTTTTCCAAGGGTGTTGATGTCGATGATGTTTCTGCTGTAGAAATAGGGTTTGTTGTATTTGTGCTTGTTGTAGATGGAGCAGTAGCAGCAGGTGGAGCAGTAGCAGTAGCTATAGATGCTGGATTTGTTGCAGGTGAGGATAATCTAGTTGTGGCAGAGCTACTTGAAGGACTCTTCTTAGTCTCTTCAGctgttttttttatcacTTGTAAATAACTCAAGGGCTTCGCCGGAGGTTCTTCGATTGccgatgatgatgacgatgcagattcttcttcatgtggttttttcaaaagtgtAACTTTGcgttgatgatgatgttgtgGATTATTTGGTTCACTACCAGAAATCCTTCTCAAAGTACTTGTATCTTCAACGTGCAACTTCCCaactttttcttcaatatctaaaattttagattGGGTATCAACAGGTTTTGCTGACCCAAATGGATTCGATTTCGAAGATTTCGAAGTTTGTCTTGGTTTTGGTGGCACATAAGGTTTTGAAGCATCGTCTCTTGGATCAGTTAATAATTTGACTTTAGCATTATATTCATTGAAGTCTTCAAATTGCGCAGGTTCCACCTTGATGTTGTAGTACTTGAGTAATGGTTGTGtccaatattttaaaattttatcCATATCTCTACCTGTTATTACTTCCACAAAAGCTACtttattttctcttttaaaattttgttcaaaaattgtacCTGAATTCAAAGTTGCAATTGATGGATTTGGATTCAGTTCCCAAAACATCTTAcatttggtaaatttggtaaatttcTCATGAAAtaaatcatcaatatcGACACTGGCAAAATTTTGTGGTAATTGTGAAAATTTAACGATATATGGAGGTCCCATTGGAACTGAATTAATTTTATTAGTATTGTTACCAGCACTTTCAAGGACACCATGAttaggtggtggtgatcTATATCCAAATGGATTTGGACGTACTTCAGCATTACCCCCTCCTTGCTGTTTATGAGTTTTGGTttttaaaatatcaatATTTGTTGTATTGCTTATTGCTTCTAAATTgatatcatcttcattccAAACTGAATCCCCAAGGGAATCATCCCCAAGgaattcttctaatgacattttctttattcCACCATTGTTGGCACCTATTTGAATAATACATCGTAGTGAAAAAGTTAGTATATCGAATTggataacaataataatagtatttcaaaaattcaatgtGCACATACTCATTATATGCTTGATTCCACCTCTCTTGACTTGTAAATCAACAAGTTATAAAGATAAAGATAGAATGAAATCCTCTTTGAATAGTACTATTCTAAAAGATGATGATCTCTCGTATCTCTTTAAACAGCCctagaattgaaaagaaaaattttgattcaaatgaAACAACGATAGCCAAGAAGGATTCTCGGTATTGATCTTGAATTCCAATAAGGATATATCTTTAAAGAGTTCTTTTCGTGTAGAATGGCCCTTAGAGATAGGTTAATGGAGTTCCCCGATGTGACCTTTATTTTAATTGTTCCTTTATTTCCTTCAACGTTTTGGATTCCTCAATTTTTTTGGCTTCGTACAAAAATACTTTACTTGAAAAATAGCTGTGGTGTTAACATGCGTGTGCCCTAACTAGCAAATGGCTAGGGCTTGTTAGGGCCATGAAGAAACCCTTATTAGGGGTCGATAACTCTTTAGGGCTTGCGTATAGAGTGATATAAGGGACgatatttatatatatatgtatataaAGTAGAAGTTCTCAGCGGCAAAGAGTATCCCGTTTACCATACACTCCATTTTAATCTGCGTATAGCAGGGAAAGCAGTGTGTGTGGTCGAATTGTTGTTGGAGGTATGAAGAAAGAGTAGGCATAGATAGACACAATGGGTATCCGCCCCAGGGTCGTGCAAGTTAAATACTTCAGCATGTACAGCAAGGATTTGCCCTATAGCTGGTGACCTCCGCCAATTTATGGGTACATTTAGCTATGCTCTAGCCGCCGTTATCCGTATTATCCTTTGTGAGTGGCatttttctattttcaTCGAGTGACGCCACAGTTGTCGTCCACTTTACCCGGCCACATGACCTGGATACTTTTGACTTTGGTGAAGtaacaataatgataatattcGATACATATTAATCCTGTTAAATCAGCAATTCGAAACTGTTTAGGGATCTGCAAGGCCTTGTAAGGACCCTGTCAAGACCCCGTTTAAAGATAAGATACGTGCGCTATTTCACCATGTTTTTAGAATTTAATAGGCGGTGGACTTTGGGTTTGGTAATGTTGGCCGTAGTCATTGTGCTATGGgttttatcatcatttttgATAAGCCtcatatttgaaaatgatgcTTACAGGAAACCGTTCTTCATCACATACTTTAATACAGCTGCATTTTTATTATACCTTTTACCAACAGGTGGTACAATATGGAAGAATTATATCACTTATGGTCACTGGGACGTAGAAAGAGAATTGCGTAGAGAACAGGAAGGTGAGAGATCTGTACAAGATGATATGCATAGTCCGTTGATACCGAAGGatagtgaagatgaatcaCAAAAGAGATTGAGTTTGGGTGATACGATTAAGTTAAGTGCGGAGTTTTGCATAATCTGGtttttggcaaattttgTTACCAATGCATCATTGATGTATACATCAGTTGCATCTCAGACGATCTTATCATCGACTTCATCGTTTTTCACACTTTTCGTTGGTTCCCTTTGTAATGTGGAATCTGTTAATAAAGCCAAGGTCGTTGGATCCTTAGTTTCGTTCATGGGAATAATGTTGGTCACTGGTTCTGATTCTACACATGCATTTAAATTGGCCGAAAATTCTGAAGGTGTAAAGACATTACTTGGTAACCTGTTAGCGTTAGCTGGAGCACTTCTCTATGGTGTTTACAGTACACTTTTGAAGCGTCGAATCCGTGATGAAAATAGAGTTAATATGACGTtattttttggatttgttgGTCTCTTCACCTTAGTTTTACTCTGGCCGGTAATGGTTCTTTTGCATTACATTGGTTGGGAAACATTCCAATTACCGAAAACACCAACAGTAATTACAATTGTGCTTTTCAACTGTTTGATAACATTTATCAGTGATTACTGTTGGGCAAGTGCAATGTTATTAACTTCACCGCTAACCGTTACGGTTGGTTTAAGCATTACAATTCCCTTTGCCATGATGGGtgatttcatctttaagCATGAACCCATCACATTTTTGTATTTCATCGGTGCAATGCTAATATTGGGTTCATTCCTCATAATCAACCGCCAATcggaagaagaatttttgcaaagggaagaagatggtgcTAATAACGAAGTAATATAACtcttaatctttttatAAACGTCAGCCTCTTTTAACGTACTGTATATTTAGAATTCAAATGGATACTCTGggaattttattttataGCATTTAGTGTAGTAGGAGAAGGCAAAGAACAGGAAACATGAAAGTACTGCACCTTGTATATTTTGAGCTCTTGAGCTAAATGGCAATTTGGGAGATAATATTAAAATAACAACCAGTGCTCCCATAACCACATACATTGCCGCTACTGCAAAGATTTCAATACCAAATTGCCATCCCGTACCACCACTAAAATACATTattttaccatcaccatcacGAGCAATAAAGGGAATGGCATTTATTTCAGTAAATTTATAGCCACCGATACTTGTGAGTAGAATGACAAATGATACAAAAACTGTAGCCCATTTTCTGAAATGTGTAACCCTTGGTACAATTTGTTTCTTGATAAATACGAAAAGGGCCACACTGGCgatgaaatatttggaaaactcACTATAGTCAAAATCTGAAATTTCTAGATGGACATCAAGAACCTGTGCCAAGAAGTCACCAAAATGTAAAATACGCTTTTCATTATCGGGACTTACCGGATACTGGTAGAATGGATCTACCGACCATTTGAACGATTCGGAAGTGGGTGGTGGGTAAATCAGCACATGAGGTATACTGTTTAAGTTCATGTCCTTCAGTAGCTTACTATTTTCCACTATATCTACTTCAAACATTAAAATTTTAGTCGCAGGCGCTTGTTTCCTTGCCAATCCAAATACAGTACTCAATGCAGATTCTAATTCATGGCATATATCGCATTGGATGTCCATGGGATTGTCATCAGAAATTGTTATGAATAGAATTGTGTAGTGATCCTTAATACCACCACTCCATTTAGGATaattttcatcattcaGTTTGATGAAACCCCTGTTATCCTCTAGTGGAGCAACTTCCTTAGCATCAATCAGTGCCTGGCAACTTTGCCAAAACATGCAAGCAAACCAGAATAACCCAATCCACTTCATCCTGTACAATTCAATGGTGATAAGGATAAATAAGGGAAACTCTTCAGTATGGTTTTATTCAGTTTAGTTCCTAGAAGTTGCAGTATTTGAATAGTTAGGGTCCGAAATCTCTTCCAATGCTCGAAgagttgatgaaatttgaaagatagTATATCCTCGCAAGGCTATAACACctgaaaagaaatacaGAAGGGGATTAAGAAATAATTGCCAAGGATGTCAACATTGCTCCAATTGTTGGTTAATTATTATGAATCGGTTGTTACCAGTGAGCGTATTTACTTTCAGCATGTGAATCGTGGTAGTTTGAACCGTCagaatggtaatggtagCGGTaatggtagtggtagtggtagtggtagcGGTAGCggtagtaataatagtaatggtTCTGAAAGAGAAATGTTACTATTGCAGAGGCAGGTACATCAATTGACGAGTGAGTTACAGAGACAGAGCCATGAGAACGacactttgaaagaactaCAGAAGGCTCAGAGAGCTCTAATGGAatcaaaattgaataattGTAAGAAAACCATAGAGAGACTGAAGAAACAGCATAAtggaaaaaatatgaaTGGAGATGCAATTGAGGAAGGCGGTCAAGGTCAGCTGAAAAAGAGAGAACAACACTTGCTATCACCTCTTGTCGGCAGAAAATTGGAAGGTGTAGGTAAGACTAAGGGGCTACGAAGGGCATTGACAAGTGGACAACAGACTCTTTTCGACGATGAAAATGACGACGATGATAGGGAAGGTA
It includes:
- the PPZ1 gene encoding salt homeostasis regulator (similar to uniprot|P26570 Saccharomyces cerevisiae YML016C PPZ1 Serine/threonine protein phosphatase Z isoform of Ppz2p involved in regulation of potassium transport), with the protein product MGNSGSKTAKGTRAPVKGSNGDGSSLTPPFTRTDTSQSAKSTRSLRSLRSRRSESGSTSAQGTPQMLPVNDSESPLPSNIGVSTPTGKDFSSSSGSGGGGSHRNHRRHSNSELPPSSSNKEQEDQHFQTPQGSSTDGNHLNPNMSAQPPTPMTSSRRRSSSKRPSISNADLPPSMIQMEPKSPILKNSNYTIGNVLNYNENALTDEDEDDAANDGFSKGGKSQLDSVRHSHSSRPSSVRSSSSSRVRKRSDNYGNNGGGIADSDLLGSQLQAQQHGISRSNSHASSHSRKSSASAGNTAYSTPLNSPGIFANSHVNGNNGPGQDDYFGSAAMASLHGSNNHHYDPNHSSDSVNRSLNNSLEESGGNDNNSGSHHLTMDATAAEADPSLINHHQHHDSKSRSNSFEGYPTALPTDPELAEGAIDGGSESQQHGKKKKVHKPINIDETIQKLLDAGYAGKRTKNVCLKNSEIAQICHLAREIFLSQPSLLELSPPVKIVGDVHGQYADLLRLFTKCGFPPAANYLFLGDYVDRGKQSLETILLLLCYKIKYPENFFLLRGNHECANVTRVYGFYDECKRRCNIKTWKIFIDTFNTLPLAAIVAGKIFCVHGGLSPVLNSMDEIRHFSRPTDVPDFGLINDLLWSDPTDSPNEWEDNERGVSYCYNKVAINKFLNKFGFDLVCRAHMVVEDGYEFFNDRSLVTVFSAPNYCGEFDNWGAVMSVSEGLLCSFELLDPLDSAALKQVMKKGRQERKLANQQQFQGY
- the GPI19 gene encoding phosphatidylinositol N-acetylglucosaminyltransferase GPI19 (similar to uniprot|Q04082 Saccharomyces cerevisiae YDR437W Protein required for cell viability), which codes for MNEDYSKEYEWFAYYITATSILIFTIIWSLLPEQSEFNGTIHVRLFQALLDILPQRKWVIYLQCLILMGMLYTYLALITYNEDVLMPPLDNLNTVTDSQSRLAVVEEKQKFLNNFTFKETSALLDLPIMDVCEILHGDNQLK
- the PSP2 gene encoding Psp2p (some similarities with uniprot|P50109 Saccharomyces cerevisiae YML017W PSP2 Asn rich cytoplasmic protein that contains RGG motifs high-copy suppressor of group II intron-splicing defects of a mutation in MRS2 and of a conditional mutation in POL1 (DNA polymerase alpha) possible role in mitochondrial mRNA splicing) is translated as MSLEEFLGDDSLGDSVWNEDDINLEAISNTTNIDILKTKTHKQQGGGNAEVRPNPFGYRSPPPNHGVLESAGNNTNKINSVPMGPPYIVKFSQLPQNFASVDIDDLFHEKFTKFTKCKMFWELNPNPSIATLNSGTIFEQNFKRENKVAFVEVITGRDMDKILKYWTQPLLKYYNIKVEPAQFEDFNEYNAKVKLLTDPRDDASKPYVPPKPRQTSKSSKSNPFGSAKPVDTQSKILDIEEKVGKLHVEDTSTLRRISGSEPNNPQHHHQRKVTLLKKPHEEESASSSSSAIEEPPAKPLSYLQVIKKTAEETKKSPSSSSATTRLSSPATNPASIATATAPPAATAPSTTSTNTTNPISTAETSSTSTPLEKDSTSPPSLENGAGKYDNHNNYQQQHHHNNYHNNNHQHQSQQNNGEDRPYYKRTSFSDNSTGFRGRGGGRGGSFRRGNGPRGGGGFRNQNQNRRGGPSNYNNSSNGSFNNYNDHQQDGKNYPQDEKHYSIFKPASGFLWENGNDKSINNHSQRGGGSSRGSYRGGRNRRNNGFTTV
- a CDS encoding uncharacterized protein (similar to uniprot|Q03730 YML018C Saccharomyces cerevisiae Hypothetical ORF), yielding MFLEFNRRWTLGLVMLAVVIVLWVLSSFLISLIFENDAYRKPFFITYFNTAAFLLYLLPTGGTIWKNYITYGHWDVERELRREQEGERSVQDDMHSPLIPKDSEDESQKRLSLGDTIKLSAEFCIIWFLANFVTNASLMYTSVASQTILSSTSSFFTLFVGSLCNVESVNKAKVVGSLVSFMGIMLVTGSDSTHAFKLAENSEGVKTLLGNLLALAGALLYGVYSTLLKRRIRDENRVNMTLFFGFVGLFTLVLLWPVMVLLHYIGWETFQLPKTPTVITIVLFNCLITFISDYCWASAMLLTSPLTVTVGLSITIPFAMMGDFIFKHEPITFLYFIGAMLILGSFLIINRQSEEEFLQREEDGANNEVI
- the OST6 gene encoding dolichyl-diphosphooligosaccharide--protein glycotransferase (similar to uniprot|Q03723 Saccharomyces cerevisiae YML019W); its protein translation is MKWIGLFWFACMFWQSCQALIDAKEVAPLEDNRGFIKLNDENYPKWSGGIKDHYTILFITISDDNPMDIQCDICHELESALSTVFGLARKQAPATKILMFEVDIVENSKLLKDMNLNSIPHVLIYPPPTSESFKWSVDPFYQYPVSPDNEKRILHFGDFLAQVLDVHLEISDFDYSEFSKYFIASVALFVFIKKQIVPRVTHFRKWATVFVSFVILLTSIGGYKFTEINAIPFIARDGDGKIMYFSGGTGWQFGIEIFAVAAMYVVMGALVVILILSPKLPFSSRAQNIQGAVLSCFLFFAFSYYTKCYKIKFPEYPFEF
- the LRS4 gene encoding Lrs4p (weakly similar to uniprot|Q04087 Saccharomyces cerevisiae YDR439W LRS4), coding for MSTLLQLLVNYYESVVTSERIYFQHVNRGSLNRQNGNGSGNGSGSGSGSGSGSNNSNGSEREMLLLQRQVHQLTSELQRQSHENDTLKELQKAQRALMESKLNNCKKTIERLKKQHNGKNMNGDAIEEGGQGQLKKREQHLLSPLVGRKLEGVGKTKGLRRALTSGQQTLFDDENDDDDREGTVDRINDVNFVGSIRRAGGNGGRLAQAVITSDGISDEEEQEKPLNKKRKLARKRIQNVSTDSEVD